TGCAATCCGCTCGGCCTATCGATACAAAATTCCTACCGTATTATCATTGCATGGCACATATGCGTTAAATCCCAAGGCCTTGGGTGGGCGATCATTAATAGAAGATCTATTTAATAAATATATTTTCAGAAAAATTTTATCTAAATGTAATGTAGTAATTGGCGGTACAAAACAAATAATAGAATACGCAGAGAAATATTCAACACCATACAATAAATTTAGGATAGTTCCGAATGGAGTAAATACTCATAATTATATTACAAACCTAACGAAGAAAAAAGAGTATCGTTCTAAATTCAATATCCATCAAGACAAGGTCGTTATACTTTTTTTGGGGCGATTTGATGAATCCAAAGGAGCTCTTGACTTCGCAAACGCTGCAAAACTACTCTTAAAACAGGTTAAAAACAAAATTGAAGTGGTTATGGTGGGAAAAGGAGAATTGGAATCCGAAATCAGAGCATGTTTAAAGGGAATGACAAATATCAAAATTATTGAATGGCAATCTGCTGATAAAATACATGAAATTTATATTGCATCAGATATTTATGTACTACCTTCAAAATTCGAGGGTTTGCCGTTGACTATTATAGAGGCAATGACTGCTAATTTGCATATTGTTTATTCAAATGTGGGGGGAGTTCGTGACATATTACAAGGATATTCAAAGAAGAGTATGCTTACACATGCTACTCCGGAGGAAATAAGCAAAACTTTAGTAGATTTATGCAAAGATGGTTCCTTAAAAGAGATTGATAACCTGTCGACCACGTATGTACAAACTTTTGATTGGTCTAAAATAGCGGGAGATTTGAGTCTTATTTACAAAGAACTAAAATTAATGAAATAGTTTATCAAGTTAAAGTCATATTAAATTAAACAATATAATAATAATAAAATATCACTAGTACCATTTTAATTTGATGAGGGCTTTTATTAAAAAATTGTAAAGTCGTTTCTGTTGTCGGCGCACGACCCAATTTTGTAAAATTAAAACCGATTCATGACGTTTTAGAAAAAGTCTTAAATCATGAGATTATTAATACTGGGCAGCATTATGATTTTGAATTATCCGAAATTTTTTTTAAAGAATTCAATTTACCAAAGCCCGACTACGATTTAGACATAGGATCCGGTCTCCCTGGCCATCAAGTCGGAGAAATGATAAAGAAAATTGAAAAAATATTATTAGAGAACAAGTACGACCTGGTTCTGGTTTATGGCGATACAAATTCAACATTTGCGGGTGCATTTGCCGCTATCAAAGCTAACATCAAAGTAGCACACATTGAATCTGGATTGAGAAGCTTTGATAGACGGATGCCTGAGGAAACAAATAGAATTTTAACCGATAATTTAAGTCATTATTTGTTTGCTTCAACTAAAACAGCAAGAAATAATCTAGAGAGAGAAAATGCATTTGGGAAAATATATGATACTGGAGATTTGTCAGTTGAGATAGTTTCTAAAGCTAAAAAATTAGCTTCTAGGTCAACGGTTATGACGGATTTGGATCTGGATCGTAAGAACTATATCGTGTTCACGATGCACAGAGCCGAAAATACAGAAATTGATGGTAGTTTCCTTTCCATTATCAGCGCCTTTAAGGCTATACCAGATGTGAAGATTGTTTTTCCTATCCATCCCCGTACGAAAAAAATTCTAGTAGAAAAAAAATTATATCAAAAGTTAGAGAACTGCCAAAATGTCTTAATGATTCCTCCTGTTGGTTATATAGACTTTATTCAGTTGGTCAAAAATGCAGAAAAAATAATTACTGATTCCGGAGGTTTGCAAAAGGAAGCTTATTTGCTTTCTGTCCCTTGTATTACAATCAGGCGGAATACAGAATGGGTAGAAACCGTAAAGGAAGGTTGGAATGTTTTGACCGATACCAATACTACAGATATAGTATCCTGTGTTAGGGATTGGAATCCTAGTAAAATAGCTCAAAAGCAACCTTTTGGCAAAGGGAACACATCAAAAGTAATCAAAAAAATTATCATAGATGAGATACTTCATTAGTTTGAATTATATCCATTGGAACTGGCTCCAATATTTTTTGATACTTGAAATATGCTGTTTAATTATTTTTCTGATCATTTATTTCTGTTATTAATTCCTTTTTTAGGGAATCAAATGGTAATGTTGATTAAGTCAAGACCATTTAGGTAAGCTTATCGATGACTTTGAATGTCAGAATCGGCTTTATCCGTAGTAGATGAATTAGATGCATTAATAACATTCATAATTATTATAAAGCACTTTGTTAAATATTAGAGAACGATCTCGACTTGCCTTATCTGCATCGAACATAGAATTATGAAGAATGTTGCTATTAGAGTTTGAATATGAATTATCTTCTTCGTTTATTTCTTATTCCATAATATTTCCTTACATGAGGTCTGTACATATAGTAAATGATGACAGAGTTATAGATAACTCCAATAATTGATATAAACTGCCCATTCACAACATTAAGTAAATATCCTGCTGCTCCAAATCCTGACAGTACTAGTAAAAGTTTCCATGACCAGTTCTGTCCTCTATACAATCCATACGCTGTAAATAATGATGTTACTCCCAAAATGAATAAAAAAGCTGGCCCCATAAGATAAATCCCACCTAGGGGCAATAACAGATTAAAAGTGTAAATTGACATCATGAGAAGAAGTATACCGCTAATTACTGTAAGTATAGTGATTATCAAAATTCCTCTAGGAAGCTTTTTGTTTACTTTTTCCACTTTTTTATCTAAAAGTTGTGGGAATATAACTTTATAATAAATGGCTTGAAAATTCTATAAATAACCTATACTAATAATAAATCTTAAATAACTATTTAATCAAAATTTTCTATGGAATTCAACAGGAAATTATTCCCCATGCTGACACTGATAGTTATACTCCCTCTTTCGGTCTTAACTTCGAACATCTCTATTGTTGACGCACAAAATTTTGTAATTCCAGAAGAAAAACCTACCATTTCAACAAGTGGAAGTGCAGAAAAGGAGATTCCTTCTGACGAGTCAAGAATTTCATTGGCGGTAGAAAATACTAACGCAAATGCAAATACTGCAAGAAAAAATAATGCCGATAAGATGAACACCATAATAGATGTTCTAAGAAAGGCTGGGCTTACAGATGATAATGTTACTACGTCTAATTTCCAAATAACACCCAATTACGACTATGAAACTAGTAATTATGACAGAATAATTTCATACACTGCTATGAATAAAATAGAACTCAAGACTTCAGCCAATGCAAATATCTCCAAATTCATCGATATAGCCGTTAATAACGGGGCAAACAGGGTTGAAAACATTGACTTTGTTATCTCAAAGAAAACATTGGATGAGAACAGTATGGAGCTCTTGAAGGAGGCTTTTAGGAATGCCAAACAAAAGGCTGAAGTATTAGCTACAGAAGGGAACTTTACAATTGCAGGTGTAAAAAAAATTGATACAAATTCGGCAGGAGGATATTCCCCACCAACCTATTTTTACGATAATTACGCTGGCGATGCTGCCGAAAAAATGCCGGCCCCATCAACTCAGATAATACCGCAAAAGAACAAGGTGACTATCACCCTTCCGGTAGTGTTTTATATAGGCGATCAAACAGGATAAAATAAACTATCCTTTTTTTTAATATTATGATTTCGATAAGTAAATACCAGGATAAATCTTCTCGAAAGCTATAGTATAGATGGCTAATTGCGTATAAACAACCATTAAAATACTCTTTTTTCATTATACCCACGGATGTTTGCTTGGAAATAAAGGCCCAAATTCAAGTAAGGGCGTTTCATTATGCGACCGCAGCCTGCTCCGCCAAGTTATGACAACAAACCAAGACAAGGGCATGCACTTTTTTGACTTGCGAGGTAATAATATCAACATTTCGTCTTATTGCATAAGCCTTTTATAGAATAGGGGTGAATGACATGGTAGGAAATTTTAGGTTATACTCTTGACTAAACTGTATCA
The DNA window shown above is from Candidatus Nitrosocosmicus arcticus and carries:
- a CDS encoding glycosyltransferase family 4 protein encodes the protein MDQKKTICQKELKILHVTPFFPPSIGGIANLVYNLCNALKFDNNIHIITARNKNIRNSDRHNESIPRELTEIKSIYFPGWPYSTLRNFSVPLDLGIKINSIIKHGHFDIIHVHGHHYPISWIAIRSAYRYKIPTVLSLHGTYALNPKALGGRSLIEDLFNKYIFRKILSKCNVVIGGTKQIIEYAEKYSTPYNKFRIVPNGVNTHNYITNLTKKKEYRSKFNIHQDKVVILFLGRFDESKGALDFANAAKLLLKQVKNKIEVVMVGKGELESEIRACLKGMTNIKIIEWQSADKIHEIYIASDIYVLPSKFEGLPLTIIEAMTANLHIVYSNVGGVRDILQGYSKKSMLTHATPEEISKTLVDLCKDGSLKEIDNLSTTYVQTFDWSKIAGDLSLIYKELKLMK
- a CDS encoding SIMPL domain-containing protein is translated as MEFNRKLFPMLTLIVILPLSVLTSNISIVDAQNFVIPEEKPTISTSGSAEKEIPSDESRISLAVENTNANANTARKNNADKMNTIIDVLRKAGLTDDNVTTSNFQITPNYDYETSNYDRIISYTAMNKIELKTSANANISKFIDIAVNNGANRVENIDFVISKKTLDENSMELLKEAFRNAKQKAEVLATEGNFTIAGVKKIDTNSAGGYSPPTYFYDNYAGDAAEKMPAPSTQIIPQKNKVTITLPVVFYIGDQTG